Proteins encoded in a region of the Sphingopyxis sp. OAS728 genome:
- a CDS encoding ornithine cyclodeaminase family protein codes for MADPIRFIDAEEVRERLDHRICIDLMRGAMIALAEGRSRQLLRGIIDLDGGDLFGVMPGALDGAGFGAKIISIFPAAAAHGSSHQGVIILFDRVSGAPVCVIDASEVTAIRTAAASAAATDALARPAASRLAIIGTGEQAWHHVAAIRYVRSLTDVRIWGRAPEKAEELADRVTRDLGLTAQVAASVAEAAVGADIICTLTGAAEPILLNGHIADGVHINAVGSSRAGPSEIDIALVARARFVPDHREGVLAQGAEYLRARDAGVITEAHVLPEVGHVFSGAAPGRLTALDVTIYKSLGSIVQDLASAAWLWKTYSS; via the coding sequence GTGGCTGATCCGATCCGCTTCATCGATGCCGAGGAAGTCCGCGAGCGGCTCGACCACCGGATATGCATCGACCTGATGCGCGGCGCGATGATCGCGCTCGCCGAAGGACGCAGCCGGCAATTGCTGCGCGGCATCATCGACCTCGACGGCGGCGATCTATTCGGGGTCATGCCGGGTGCACTCGACGGCGCGGGCTTCGGGGCGAAGATCATCAGCATTTTTCCTGCGGCCGCAGCGCATGGTAGCTCGCATCAGGGCGTCATCATCCTGTTCGATCGTGTGAGCGGGGCGCCGGTGTGCGTGATCGACGCCAGCGAGGTCACCGCGATCCGCACCGCCGCCGCTTCGGCGGCGGCGACCGACGCGCTCGCCCGCCCTGCGGCCAGCCGCCTTGCGATCATAGGGACGGGCGAGCAGGCATGGCACCATGTCGCCGCCATCCGCTATGTGCGATCGCTCACCGACGTACGGATCTGGGGTCGCGCGCCCGAAAAGGCGGAGGAGCTTGCCGACCGAGTCACGCGCGATTTGGGCCTCACAGCGCAGGTGGCCGCTTCGGTGGCCGAGGCTGCGGTGGGCGCTGACATCATCTGCACGCTGACCGGCGCAGCCGAGCCGATCCTGCTCAACGGACATATCGCGGACGGCGTGCATATAAATGCGGTCGGCTCAAGCCGTGCCGGCCCGTCCGAGATCGACATCGCGCTGGTCGCGCGCGCACGCTTCGTGCCCGATCATCGCGAAGGGGTGCTCGCGCAGGGCGCGGAATATCTGCGCGCGCGCGACGCCGGGGTCATCACCGAAGCACATGTCCTGCCCGAGGTCGGGCATGTCTTTTCGGGGGCAGCGCCGGGCCGCCTGACGGCATTGGACGTCACCATCTATAAATCGCTCGGCTCGATCGTGCAGGACCTGGCCAGCGCTGCGTGGCTTTGGAAGACGTATTCCAGCTGA
- a CDS encoding HlyD family secretion protein, with amino-acid sequence MSDEPKANTPKPGPAAAAPPPETAPPADPQVDAQPSAWRPPDKTRTTVIVIVVAAVVAVLAILYAWDLPPFAGRAERTDNAYVRGRVTIISPQVSGYVTSVPVQDFAEVKVGQVLATIDDRIYRARVAQAEANVAAQQAALANSAQAQRSREVATDSQNAGIANAQAQLTRAEADMRRARTLAADGSISTRELDQTRAALLAAQASLQQARASRSIGTQDVRTVVVARAGLEAAVASAKAQLRLAQIDLDNTIIRAPADGQLSEVGVRLGAYVTAGTQLLSVVPHNVWVIANFKEAQTGKMAIGQRARFSVDALGGAELTGRIENLSPAAGSEFAVLKADNATGNFVKVAQRIAVRIAIDKGQSAAKRLRPGMSVEVRIDTSGGARR; translated from the coding sequence ATGAGCGACGAGCCAAAGGCGAACACGCCGAAACCCGGACCCGCAGCGGCAGCCCCGCCGCCCGAAACCGCGCCGCCGGCCGATCCGCAGGTCGACGCACAGCCGTCGGCGTGGCGCCCTCCGGACAAGACCCGCACGACCGTGATCGTCATCGTCGTCGCCGCGGTCGTGGCGGTGCTCGCGATCCTCTATGCGTGGGACCTGCCACCCTTTGCCGGCAGGGCGGAACGGACCGATAACGCCTATGTCCGCGGGCGTGTGACGATCATCAGCCCGCAGGTCAGCGGCTATGTCACCAGCGTTCCGGTGCAGGATTTTGCCGAGGTCAAGGTGGGCCAGGTGCTCGCGACGATCGACGACCGCATCTACCGCGCACGCGTTGCGCAGGCCGAGGCGAATGTCGCGGCGCAGCAGGCCGCGCTCGCCAATTCGGCGCAGGCGCAGCGGTCGCGCGAGGTCGCCACCGACAGCCAGAATGCCGGTATCGCCAACGCGCAGGCGCAGCTGACGCGCGCCGAGGCCGACATGCGCCGCGCGCGCACGCTCGCCGCAGACGGCTCGATCTCGACCCGCGAGCTCGACCAGACCCGCGCAGCGCTGCTCGCGGCGCAGGCATCGTTGCAGCAGGCGCGTGCGAGCCGCTCGATCGGCACGCAGGACGTCCGAACGGTCGTCGTCGCGCGCGCCGGTCTCGAAGCCGCGGTCGCTTCGGCGAAGGCGCAGCTCCGCCTCGCCCAGATTGACCTCGACAACACGATCATCCGCGCGCCCGCCGACGGCCAATTATCCGAAGTCGGCGTGCGTTTGGGGGCTTATGTCACCGCAGGCACGCAACTGCTGTCGGTCGTCCCACACAATGTGTGGGTCATCGCCAACTTCAAGGAAGCGCAGACCGGCAAGATGGCGATCGGCCAGCGGGCGCGGTTCAGCGTCGACGCGCTCGGCGGCGCCGAACTGACCGGGCGGATCGAGAATCTGTCACCCGCCGCAGGCTCCGAATTCGCGGTGCTGAAGGCCGACAATGCTACCGGCAATTTTGTGAAGGTGGCGCAGCGGATCGCGGTGCGGATTGCAATCGACAAGGGGCAATCGGCGGCGAAGCGGCTGCGGCCCGGCATGTCGGTCGAGGTCCGTATCGACACGAGCGGCGGGGCGCGCCGGTGA
- the paoA gene encoding aldehyde dehydrogenase iron-sulfur subunit PaoA, translating into MQTPEEYELSRRGVLVGGAASVATVTLVPIGAATAASPAAAAPPTVKVAFNVNGQAQELELDTRTSLLDALREHLHLTGTKKGCDHGQCGACTVIVDGRRINSCLTLAVMHDGDNITTIEGLGTPDKMHAMQDAFVTHDGFQCGYCTPGQICSAVAVLDEIKAGIPSHVTADLTAAPQVTNMEIRERMSGNICRCGAYPNIVAAISEVAGVKA; encoded by the coding sequence GTGCAAACTCCCGAAGAATATGAGCTGTCCCGGCGCGGTGTGCTGGTTGGCGGCGCGGCGTCGGTTGCGACGGTGACGCTCGTTCCGATCGGCGCGGCGACGGCTGCCAGTCCGGCCGCTGCGGCGCCGCCGACCGTCAAAGTGGCGTTCAACGTCAATGGTCAGGCGCAAGAGCTCGAGCTCGATACGCGCACCTCGCTGCTCGATGCGTTGCGCGAGCATCTGCACCTGACCGGCACCAAGAAGGGTTGCGACCACGGCCAGTGCGGCGCGTGCACCGTGATCGTCGACGGGCGGCGGATCAACAGCTGCCTGACATTGGCGGTGATGCACGATGGCGACAATATCACGACGATCGAGGGGCTCGGCACTCCCGACAAGATGCACGCGATGCAGGACGCCTTTGTGACGCACGACGGTTTTCAATGCGGCTATTGTACGCCGGGTCAGATTTGCTCGGCGGTCGCGGTGCTCGACGAGATCAAGGCCGGCATCCCGAGCCATGTGACGGCCGACCTGACTGCCGCGCCGCAAGTCACCAACATGGAGATCCGTGAGCGGATGAGCGGCAATATCTGCCGCTGCGGTGCCTATCCCAATATCGTTGCGGCGATCAGCGAAGTGGCGGGAGTGAAGGCATGA
- a CDS encoding MFS transporter, which yields MAEYVFKPHERPTLPGSPANPDHPTSRMVRHFLIGCLIGITGGLGNALVTVNLNFAQGTLGLNSDEAAWLTAAYFMTNVTANLLLVKYRQQFGLQPFIRYTLVAYAVTTLMHLFIHDFWTSVAVRAMSGIAASGLSTLTILYFFQALPASKRLAAVMIGICIPQIATPLARVLSPGLLIWGDWHNLYWFEFGLALATLAAVMAQPLPPSEREKVFEPLDFLTFGLLAPGLWLLVAVLSQGRIQWWTERQWIGWSLAASVALIAAAILVEHHRRNPLINTRWLGTREMMRLIAVAASVRILLSEQAFGSIGFLNAVGLINDQLVTLNLIVVFASIAGLATAVLTFRPDNLTRPIIIAVILIVIGSFMDANSTNLTRPGHFYLSQALIGFASLLFLAQAMVIGIARTLLAGGKNFISFVVLFSMSQSIGGLAGGTLLGTFQTVREKYHSHELVQNIVASDPLVAARLGAGSRVVAGTVGDPVLRSAEGGALLSQQVTREANILAYNDVFLLVGVLAILTTIWGFMISRGIRRRNEPSPVILLVQRLQAQAQAQAQQGQ from the coding sequence ATGGCGGAATATGTCTTCAAGCCGCACGAACGGCCAACGCTTCCGGGATCGCCCGCCAATCCCGATCATCCGACCTCGCGCATGGTGCGCCATTTCCTGATCGGCTGCCTGATCGGGATCACCGGCGGTCTCGGCAATGCGCTGGTCACGGTCAATCTCAATTTCGCGCAAGGAACGCTCGGGCTGAACAGCGACGAGGCGGCGTGGCTGACCGCCGCCTATTTCATGACCAACGTCACCGCGAACCTGCTGCTGGTCAAATATCGCCAGCAATTCGGGCTGCAGCCGTTCATCCGCTACACGCTCGTCGCCTATGCGGTGACGACGCTGATGCACCTGTTCATCCACGATTTCTGGACGTCGGTCGCGGTGCGGGCGATGAGCGGGATCGCGGCGAGCGGCCTGTCGACCCTCACCATCCTCTATTTCTTCCAGGCGCTTCCGGCATCGAAGCGCCTCGCCGCCGTGATGATCGGCATCTGTATCCCGCAGATCGCGACGCCGCTCGCGCGCGTGCTGTCGCCGGGGCTCCTCATCTGGGGCGACTGGCACAATCTATACTGGTTCGAATTCGGGTTGGCGCTGGCGACGCTCGCCGCGGTGATGGCGCAGCCGCTGCCGCCGAGCGAGCGCGAGAAAGTGTTCGAACCGCTCGACTTCCTGACATTCGGCTTGCTCGCGCCAGGACTGTGGCTGCTGGTCGCCGTCCTCTCGCAGGGCCGAATCCAGTGGTGGACCGAACGGCAGTGGATCGGCTGGTCGCTCGCCGCCAGCGTCGCGCTGATCGCCGCCGCGATCCTCGTCGAACATCATCGTAGAAATCCCCTGATAAACACCCGCTGGCTCGGTACACGCGAGATGATGCGACTGATAGCGGTCGCCGCATCGGTGCGTATCCTGCTGTCCGAACAGGCGTTCGGTTCGATCGGCTTTCTGAATGCTGTCGGACTGATCAACGACCAATTGGTCACGCTGAACCTGATCGTCGTTTTTGCATCGATCGCCGGTCTGGCTACTGCGGTTTTGACCTTCCGCCCGGACAATCTGACGCGGCCGATCATCATCGCGGTCATCTTGATCGTGATCGGATCCTTCATGGACGCCAATTCGACCAACCTCACCCGCCCCGGCCATTTCTACCTCAGCCAGGCGCTGATCGGTTTCGCGTCTTTGCTCTTCCTCGCCCAGGCGATGGTGATCGGCATCGCGCGGACCCTGCTTGCGGGCGGCAAGAATTTCATCAGCTTTGTCGTATTGTTCAGCATGAGCCAGAGCATCGGCGGGCTCGCGGGCGGCACCCTGCTCGGAACCTTCCAGACGGTTCGCGAAAAATATCACTCGCACGAACTGGTCCAGAATATCGTCGCCAGCGATCCGCTCGTCGCGGCGCGGCTCGGTGCCGGCAGCCGCGTCGTGGCCGGGACGGTCGGCGATCCGGTGCTGCGCAGCGCGGAGGGGGGGGCGTTGCTCAGCCAGCAAGTCACGCGCGAGGCCAATATCCTTGCGTATAATGACGTATTCCTGCTGGTCGGGGTACTCGCGATCCTGACGACGATATGGGGCTTCATGATTAGCCGAGGCATCCGACGGCGAAACGAACCGTCACCGGTGATATTATTGGTACAGCGCCTGCAAGCGCAGGCACAGGCGCAGGCTCAACAGGGGCAATGA
- a CDS encoding dipeptidase: MTIERRAMLAGAAGLAATSLLPATAHAAAPDGRKWVIVNALGGLADPNVRDAPDPFSPRVLAEAHASGITAINCTLGYVAGPADPFEKSVADVAEMDMLLRRYPRDLLKILSAADIRRAKAEKKIGIIYGFQNGAMMGKDAARVDIFANMGVRIFQITYNPANQLGDGSMAPDNRGLTPFGREVVERLNAQKMIVDLSHSGEKTCVEAARVSNAPVSINHTGCRAVTDLPRNKTDAELRLVAERGGFIGIYFMPFLNISGHARAEDVVAHIDHAVNICGEDHVGIGTDGTVGQIDDLRAYEAVLAKEIAERRAAGISASGERPDTYLFVVDLRGPDQFRKLIALLAARGYSSRRIEKIMGLNFLRHAESVWGG, translated from the coding sequence ATGACGATTGAACGCCGCGCGATGCTCGCGGGTGCAGCGGGACTGGCTGCGACATCTCTCCTGCCCGCTACGGCACATGCCGCGGCGCCCGACGGTCGCAAATGGGTTATCGTAAATGCGCTGGGCGGCCTCGCCGATCCCAATGTGCGCGATGCGCCCGATCCCTTTTCACCACGCGTGCTGGCCGAAGCCCACGCGTCGGGCATCACCGCGATCAACTGCACCCTCGGCTATGTCGCGGGACCGGCTGACCCCTTCGAAAAGAGCGTCGCCGACGTCGCCGAGATGGACATGCTGCTGCGCCGCTATCCGCGCGATCTGCTCAAGATTTTGAGCGCGGCCGACATCCGCCGCGCCAAGGCCGAAAAGAAGATCGGGATCATCTATGGCTTTCAGAATGGCGCGATGATGGGCAAGGACGCCGCCCGCGTCGACATCTTCGCCAACATGGGCGTGCGCATCTTCCAGATCACCTATAATCCCGCGAACCAGCTCGGCGACGGATCGATGGCACCCGACAATCGCGGACTCACCCCGTTCGGACGCGAAGTGGTCGAGCGGCTCAACGCACAGAAGATGATCGTCGACCTGTCGCACAGCGGCGAAAAAACCTGCGTTGAAGCCGCGCGCGTGTCGAACGCGCCGGTCTCGATCAACCACACCGGTTGCCGCGCAGTCACCGACCTGCCGCGCAACAAGACCGACGCCGAGTTGCGGCTCGTTGCCGAAAGGGGCGGCTTTATCGGCATCTATTTCATGCCCTTCCTCAACATCTCGGGCCACGCCCGCGCCGAAGACGTCGTGGCGCATATCGATCATGCGGTGAATATCTGCGGCGAGGATCATGTCGGAATCGGCACCGACGGCACCGTAGGCCAAATCGACGATCTTCGCGCGTATGAAGCCGTGCTGGCAAAGGAGATTGCCGAGCGTCGCGCGGCGGGGATCAGCGCTTCGGGCGAGCGGCCCGACACCTATCTCTTCGTCGTCGACCTGCGCGGGCCCGACCAGTTCCGCAAACTGATCGCGTTGCTCGCCGCGCGCGGCTATTCGAGCCGCCGGATCGAGAAGATCATGGGGCTCAATTTCCTGCGCCATGCGGAAAGCGTCTGGGGTGGCTGA
- a CDS encoding TonB-dependent siderophore receptor — MRRSIRLLLTGSALLYTATFAQAQQDAPPTAADEEPGDAIVVTAYGRTDQPTAATGLPLSPLETPQTISVITQQQIQDQGFNTINDALDFTVGISKKDIDRGRSAITARGFEVQNFQLDGAPFENGNVGFGETSTAQYERVDLVRGAAGLMQGAGDPSAVVNLIRKHATAGDFAGNISVEAGSWDRFAATLDVQSPLNAAGTVRARAVAQAYTQDSFVDLEKKKGLLLYGVIDADLGDRTTLSIGASYQRDERDGIMWAQLPYWYTDGTRTDWRRSKTTGADWGLWNTTEISAFATLKHKLGGDWEIRGDIGYHKGLENSKLLWLDGLPDRITGAGVNTSGYWYKTDPEQWHGSVQASGSFNLLGGQHDLAFGAMASRVDNGWTNRDPIAIDPITDFNSFDGRLAEPEWGERYDMSGFGNTTQAAVYASTRISLIGGLKLIGGGRVSYYKREEHESLYSSPYTLSYKGQITPYVGLVYNLTDNLSAYASYTNIFKPQGDLRDRNNKLIDPLEGTNYEAGLKALLLDGQLLATVSVYRIEQDNLAVADGLIPGTPIQAYRGMKGTVAKGYELEVVGKITPQWDVSAGWSDYSAKDAEGAHVLAHQPRRVFNFATRYDFTGMFDGLSVGGALKWESRPPVTAVNPGSNVEERIGQPAYAIANIMARYDLTEALSLQVNVDNLFDKRFFSGNVWFPGFVYGEPRNARVTLKYNF, encoded by the coding sequence ATGCGCCGTTCCATTCGTTTGCTGCTGACCGGATCGGCGCTTCTGTATACCGCGACATTCGCCCAGGCGCAGCAAGATGCGCCGCCGACGGCGGCCGACGAAGAACCGGGCGATGCCATCGTCGTGACCGCCTATGGCCGGACCGACCAGCCCACCGCCGCAACCGGGCTTCCGCTCTCCCCGCTTGAAACGCCGCAAACGATCAGCGTGATTACGCAACAGCAGATCCAGGACCAGGGGTTCAACACGATCAACGATGCGCTCGACTTTACCGTCGGCATTTCCAAGAAGGACATCGACCGCGGGCGCAGCGCGATCACCGCGCGCGGTTTCGAGGTGCAGAATTTCCAGCTCGACGGCGCGCCTTTCGAAAATGGCAATGTCGGCTTTGGCGAGACCAGCACCGCGCAATATGAGCGCGTCGACCTGGTGCGCGGTGCCGCCGGCCTGATGCAGGGCGCCGGCGACCCGTCGGCGGTCGTCAACCTGATCCGCAAACATGCGACGGCAGGCGACTTTGCGGGCAACATCAGCGTCGAGGCCGGATCGTGGGATCGCTTCGCCGCAACGCTCGATGTCCAGTCGCCGCTCAACGCCGCTGGCACGGTGCGCGCACGCGCGGTCGCGCAGGCCTATACGCAGGACAGTTTCGTCGACCTCGAAAAGAAGAAGGGCCTCCTTCTCTATGGCGTGATCGACGCCGATCTGGGCGACCGCACGACGCTGTCGATCGGTGCAAGCTACCAGCGCGACGAGCGCGACGGGATCATGTGGGCCCAGCTGCCCTATTGGTATACCGACGGCACGCGCACCGACTGGCGGCGATCGAAGACCACCGGCGCCGACTGGGGGCTCTGGAACACCACCGAGATTTCGGCCTTTGCCACCCTCAAGCACAAATTGGGCGGCGATTGGGAAATTCGCGGCGACATCGGTTATCACAAGGGACTCGAAAATTCGAAACTGCTGTGGCTCGACGGCCTGCCCGATCGCATTACCGGCGCGGGCGTGAACACGTCGGGTTACTGGTACAAGACCGACCCCGAGCAATGGCATGGCAGCGTCCAGGCCAGCGGTAGCTTCAACTTGCTGGGCGGCCAGCACGACCTCGCGTTCGGCGCGATGGCGAGCCGCGTCGACAACGGCTGGACGAACCGCGATCCGATCGCGATCGACCCGATCACCGACTTCAACAGCTTCGACGGCCGGCTCGCCGAGCCTGAATGGGGCGAGCGATATGACATGTCCGGTTTCGGCAACACGACGCAGGCGGCGGTGTACGCCTCGACGCGGATCAGCCTGATCGGCGGGCTGAAGCTCATCGGCGGCGGCCGCGTCAGCTATTACAAGCGCGAAGAGCATGAGAGCCTGTACAGTTCACCCTACACCCTCTCGTACAAGGGCCAGATCACGCCTTATGTCGGGCTGGTCTACAACCTGACGGACAATCTGTCCGCCTATGCAAGCTACACCAACATCTTCAAGCCACAGGGCGACCTGCGCGACCGCAACAACAAGCTGATCGATCCGCTCGAAGGCACCAATTATGAAGCCGGTCTGAAAGCACTGCTGCTCGATGGTCAGTTGCTTGCGACGGTCTCGGTCTATCGGATCGAACAGGACAATCTGGCGGTCGCCGACGGCCTGATCCCTGGCACGCCTATTCAGGCCTATCGCGGCATGAAGGGGACCGTCGCCAAGGGCTATGAACTGGAAGTCGTCGGGAAGATCACCCCGCAATGGGACGTCAGCGCCGGCTGGAGCGATTATAGCGCGAAGGACGCTGAGGGAGCGCATGTACTCGCGCATCAGCCGCGCCGCGTGTTCAACTTTGCGACCCGGTACGATTTTACCGGCATGTTCGACGGCCTGAGTGTCGGCGGCGCGTTGAAATGGGAAAGCCGTCCGCCGGTGACCGCCGTCAATCCGGGGTCGAACGTCGAGGAGCGGATCGGCCAACCCGCCTATGCCATCGCCAATATCATGGCGCGCTACGACCTGACCGAGGCCCTGTCGCTGCAGGTCAATGTCGACAATCTCTTCGACAAGCGCTTTTTCAGCGGCAACGTCTGGTTCCCCGGCTTCGTATATGGCGAGCCGCGAAACGCGCGGGTGACGCTGAAATACAACTTCTGA
- a CDS encoding amidohydrolase family protein, translating to MTSVRSRPLALVAAFQSLGIAALLMAWAPSHAAEQVLYTNASVIDGTGGPSRAGQDILIDGERIVAIGAHDTLAERAVTARRVDLTGRFVIPGLIDSHVHLATPPNRARAEAILRRNLYGGVTAVRDMADDLRAVGELSRASLIGEIPAPDIYYAALMAGPSFFEDPRVLAVSRGFTPGTAPWMQAIDKGTDLRTAITLARGTSASAIKIYANLPAERVKAITAEAHRQKMMIWAHSAVFPARPAEVIAAGVDSVSHVCYLGYEAQPDMLAAYQDRTPVNEALLAPTGDDPVVARLFDAMRKHGTILDATGSLFVKFEAARKADPKAKPLRCTGAQTIRLTQQAWRAGLPISTGTDFANPAGDAWPEVHAELRYLAHDVGMPPLAVIHSATLVGARAAGQDKDMGSIEPGKLANFVVLAADPLADIDNIERIEMTVKRGCQYRRADYIAPTAKELGNDD from the coding sequence ATGACATCGGTCCGCTCACGCCCGTTGGCGCTCGTCGCTGCCTTTCAGTCGCTTGGCATTGCCGCATTGCTGATGGCGTGGGCACCCTCGCACGCGGCCGAGCAGGTGCTTTACACCAATGCGTCGGTCATCGACGGCACGGGCGGCCCCTCACGCGCCGGGCAGGACATTCTGATCGACGGCGAACGGATCGTGGCGATCGGCGCACATGACACGCTGGCAGAGCGCGCCGTGACCGCGCGCCGGGTCGACCTGACCGGACGCTTCGTGATCCCGGGACTCATCGACAGCCACGTGCATCTCGCCACCCCGCCGAACCGCGCCCGCGCCGAAGCGATCTTGCGCCGAAACCTTTATGGCGGGGTCACCGCAGTGCGCGACATGGCGGACGATCTGCGCGCGGTAGGCGAGCTTTCGCGTGCGTCCTTGATCGGCGAGATTCCCGCGCCCGATATTTATTACGCCGCGCTGATGGCAGGGCCGTCCTTTTTCGAGGATCCGCGCGTCCTCGCCGTCAGTCGGGGTTTCACCCCGGGCACGGCGCCATGGATGCAGGCGATCGACAAAGGAACCGATCTTCGCACCGCAATCACACTCGCACGCGGCACATCGGCGAGCGCGATCAAAATCTACGCCAATCTGCCCGCCGAGCGCGTCAAGGCAATCACCGCCGAGGCACACCGGCAGAAGATGATGATCTGGGCGCACAGTGCAGTCTTCCCTGCCCGCCCAGCCGAGGTGATCGCAGCGGGCGTCGATTCGGTCAGCCATGTCTGTTATCTCGGCTATGAAGCGCAGCCCGACATGCTCGCGGCCTATCAGGACCGCACTCCGGTCAACGAGGCGCTGCTCGCGCCGACCGGCGACGATCCGGTCGTCGCCCGCCTTTTCGACGCGATGCGGAAACACGGTACGATCCTTGACGCGACCGGCAGCCTGTTCGTGAAGTTCGAGGCCGCGCGCAAGGCCGATCCGAAAGCCAAACCATTGCGCTGCACCGGCGCCCAGACGATCCGCCTGACGCAGCAGGCGTGGCGCGCCGGCCTGCCGATTTCGACCGGCACCGATTTCGCCAATCCCGCCGGCGACGCATGGCCCGAAGTCCACGCCGAGCTTCGCTATCTCGCGCATGACGTCGGCATGCCGCCGCTCGCGGTCATCCATTCGGCGACGCTCGTCGGCGCGCGTGCGGCGGGGCAGGACAAGGATATGGGGTCGATCGAGCCCGGCAAGCTCGCGAACTTCGTCGTGCTGGCCGCTGACCCGCTCGCCGACATCGACAATATCGAACGCATCGAAATGACCGTGAAGCGCGGCTGCCAATATCGGCGCGCCGACTATATCGCCCCGACGGCGAAGGAACTTGGCAATGACGATTGA
- a CDS encoding FAD binding domain-containing protein, whose translation MKSFTYERVDTPAAATAAFARTKGSRYIAGGTNLLDLMKLEIETPGHLIDISRLALDKIEPTADGGLRIGAMVRNTDLASDARVRRDYGLVSRALVAGASGQLRNKATMGGNILQRTRCPYFYDTNQPCNKRQPGSGCAAIGGFNRILAVLGASDACIATQPSDVGVALRALDASVETVDVAGKTRAISYADFYRAPGKTPHLETALAPGELITAVTLPKPIGGTHIYHKVRDRASYAFALISVGAVVQRDGTGRVALGGVAYKPWRVEAAEAELPRGAKAVAAKLLAGAKTTHENAYKLPLVERTLAGVLAQAKG comes from the coding sequence ATGAAAAGCTTCACCTATGAACGGGTCGACACGCCGGCCGCCGCCACGGCCGCCTTCGCGCGGACCAAGGGTTCGCGTTATATCGCCGGCGGCACCAACCTTCTCGACCTGATGAAGCTCGAGATCGAGACGCCGGGCCATCTGATCGACATCAGCCGCCTCGCGCTCGACAAGATCGAGCCGACCGCCGATGGCGGCCTGCGCATCGGGGCGATGGTGCGCAACACCGACCTCGCGTCCGACGCGCGCGTTCGCCGCGACTATGGCCTCGTCTCGCGCGCGCTCGTCGCGGGGGCATCGGGGCAACTCCGCAACAAGGCGACGATGGGGGGCAACATCCTCCAGCGCACACGCTGCCCCTATTTTTACGACACGAACCAGCCGTGCAACAAACGCCAGCCGGGTAGCGGCTGCGCGGCGATCGGCGGCTTCAACCGCATCCTCGCTGTCCTTGGCGCCAGCGACGCGTGCATCGCGACACAGCCGAGCGATGTCGGCGTGGCGCTGCGCGCGCTCGACGCCAGCGTCGAAACGGTCGATGTGGCGGGCAAGACGCGTGCGATCTCCTACGCCGATTTCTATCGCGCGCCGGGCAAGACCCCGCATCTCGAAACCGCGCTGGCGCCGGGCGAGTTGATCACCGCGGTGACGCTGCCCAAGCCGATCGGCGGCACGCACATCTATCACAAGGTGCGCGACCGGGCGTCCTATGCCTTTGCGCTGATATCGGTCGGCGCCGTCGTGCAAAGGGACGGCACCGGGCGTGTCGCGCTCGGCGGCGTCGCCTACAAACCCTGGCGTGTCGAGGCGGCCGAGGCCGAGCTGCCGCGCGGCGCCAAGGCGGTGGCCGCGAAGCTGCTCGCGGGTGCGAAGACCACCCACGAAAATGCCTATAAGCTGCCACTGGTCGAGCGCACGCTCGCCGGCGTACTGGCGCAAGCGAAAGGCTGA